The following proteins come from a genomic window of Streptomyces liliiviolaceus:
- a CDS encoding phosphopantetheine-binding protein, protein MPAPLTLDGFRADLAEFLYQRPDEVDLEESPLLAGLDSLRIVTLIERWRETGLDVNFVELAECTSFAQWWHLLSTRQARQARQSPQSRQSRQEGADRAGA, encoded by the coding sequence ATGCCTGCTCCCCTCACCCTGGACGGATTCCGCGCGGACCTCGCGGAGTTCCTGTACCAGCGGCCCGACGAAGTCGACCTCGAAGAGAGCCCCCTCCTCGCGGGCCTCGACTCCCTGCGCATCGTCACCCTCATCGAACGCTGGCGAGAGACCGGCTTGGACGTGAACTTCGTCGAACTCGCCGAGTGCACCTCGTTCGCCCAGTGGTGGCACCTGCTCTCCACGCGCCAGGCACGTCAAGCGCGTCAGTCACCTCAGTCACGCCAGTCACGCCAGGAGGGAGCGGACCGTGCCGGCGCCTGA
- the scoD gene encoding (2E)-enoyl-ACP glycyltransferase, whose protein sequence is MTSLLAVEHPMDEHLLARVLTPYKDHCKYLRSAVVVSEGDGQASARCEFAIPESCYIDDTGHLNSVEVNICYNQMMYYLVAKSVKEGLLAGFESWTLDDFWKHQLPDILIARFAMNFRRPVDPRAFSGEMEFRSVTRRTLGDGSPFLHAETVHRYWDAASGRCDGRAVLAFVNVP, encoded by the coding sequence ATGACGAGCCTCCTCGCCGTCGAGCACCCCATGGACGAGCACCTTTTGGCGCGGGTACTGACGCCCTACAAGGACCACTGCAAATACCTGCGTTCGGCCGTCGTCGTGTCCGAGGGCGACGGACAGGCGTCCGCCCGCTGTGAGTTCGCGATCCCGGAGTCGTGCTACATCGACGACACAGGGCATCTGAATTCCGTCGAGGTGAACATCTGCTACAACCAGATGATGTATTACCTCGTCGCCAAGTCCGTGAAAGAGGGGCTGCTGGCGGGGTTCGAGTCCTGGACGCTGGACGATTTCTGGAAGCATCAGCTCCCCGACATCCTCATCGCCCGGTTCGCCATGAATTTCCGGCGTCCCGTCGACCCCCGTGCCTTTTCCGGGGAGATGGAATTCCGCTCCGTCACCCGGCGCACCCTGGGCGACGGCTCCCCCTTCCTGCACGCGGAGACCGTCCACCGCTACTGGGACGCCGCATCGGGCCGGTGCGACGGCAGAGCGGTCCTGGCGTTCGTCAACGTCCCCTGA
- a CDS encoding fatty acid--CoA ligase — MTPDRLHHPQLRTLVQTASFHAEHRPTTPAVLCEGRTLTYGQLHSGSNRIAHALRAAGLRPGDRVAYLGKESEHYYEVLFGCAKSGTVLVPVNWRLAAPEVGHVLQDSGARLLFLETEFGPTVERMPSAPPETIVALDDGFSAWKASHPETDLDTESDTEPDARPDTDPPPHVTPDTPAAQLYTSGTTGLPKGVVLAHRSFFAIRDALASEGLDWIDWRTGDIALIGIPGFHVGGLWWATQNFNAGTTVVAMRAFDAREAVGLIRDLGITTACVVPAMLRMMLSEPGVGAEDFTTLRKVVYGGSPISEALLEESLTVVNCEFAQIYGLTETGNTAVCLPPAAHVPGSSLMQAAGRPYPGVRAKVIDAEGRELPPGAVGEVCLATPAHMVEYWGLPEKTAEVLVDGWVHTGDAGYIDEDGYVVIRDRIKDAILVAGENVYPAEIENVLEGHPGVAEAVVVGAPDARWGEYVHAFVVPAPEHRPTPRDLHTFLVPQLAGFKLPARYELIDSVPRNPSGKILRRELRDRFWSASARKVN, encoded by the coding sequence ATGACCCCGGACAGACTCCACCACCCACAGCTCCGGACGCTCGTCCAGACGGCGAGCTTCCACGCCGAGCACCGGCCCACCACCCCCGCCGTGCTCTGCGAGGGCCGCACGCTGACGTACGGGCAACTGCACAGCGGGAGCAACCGCATCGCCCATGCCCTCCGGGCCGCCGGGCTCCGACCGGGCGACCGGGTCGCCTACCTCGGCAAGGAGTCGGAGCACTACTACGAGGTGCTGTTCGGGTGCGCCAAGAGCGGCACCGTCCTCGTCCCCGTCAACTGGCGGCTCGCCGCGCCCGAGGTCGGCCATGTCCTCCAGGACTCGGGCGCCCGACTGCTGTTCCTGGAGACCGAGTTCGGGCCGACCGTCGAGCGGATGCCGAGCGCGCCCCCGGAGACGATCGTCGCGCTGGACGATGGCTTCTCCGCATGGAAGGCGTCCCACCCGGAAACCGACCTGGACACCGAGTCAGACACCGAGCCGGACGCCCGCCCGGACACCGACCCGCCGCCGCACGTCACCCCCGACACCCCGGCCGCCCAGCTCTACACCAGCGGCACCACCGGACTGCCCAAGGGTGTCGTCCTCGCCCACCGCAGTTTCTTCGCGATCCGGGACGCCCTGGCGAGCGAGGGACTGGACTGGATCGACTGGCGCACCGGCGACATCGCGCTCATCGGTATCCCAGGCTTCCACGTCGGCGGTCTGTGGTGGGCCACCCAGAACTTCAACGCGGGCACGACCGTGGTCGCGATGCGCGCCTTCGACGCCCGCGAGGCCGTCGGCCTCATCCGGGACCTCGGCATCACCACCGCGTGCGTCGTGCCCGCCATGCTCCGCATGATGCTCAGCGAACCGGGCGTCGGAGCAGAGGACTTCACCACCCTGCGCAAAGTCGTCTACGGCGGCTCCCCGATCTCCGAGGCACTCCTGGAGGAGAGCCTCACCGTCGTGAACTGCGAGTTCGCCCAGATCTACGGCCTCACCGAGACCGGCAACACCGCGGTGTGCCTGCCGCCGGCCGCCCATGTCCCCGGCAGTTCCCTCATGCAGGCGGCCGGACGGCCCTATCCGGGCGTGCGCGCCAAGGTGATCGACGCCGAGGGGCGCGAACTGCCGCCGGGCGCAGTCGGAGAGGTGTGCCTGGCCACACCCGCGCACATGGTCGAGTACTGGGGACTGCCCGAGAAGACCGCGGAGGTCCTCGTCGACGGCTGGGTCCACACCGGGGACGCCGGATACATCGACGAGGACGGCTACGTCGTCATCCGGGACCGCATCAAGGACGCCATCCTCGTCGCCGGCGAGAACGTCTACCCCGCCGAGATCGAGAACGTCCTGGAAGGCCACCCCGGCGTCGCCGAGGCCGTCGTCGTCGGCGCCCCCGACGCACGCTGGGGCGAGTACGTCCACGCCTTCGTCGTCCCCGCTCCCGAGCACCGGCCCACACCCCGGGACCTGCACACCTTCCTCGTCCCGCAGCTCGCGGGCTTCAAGCTGCCGGCCCGCTACGAGCTGATCGACAGCGTCCCGCGCAACCCCAGCGGCAAGATCCTGCGCCGGGAACTGCGCGACCGCTTCTGGAGCGCCTCCGCCCGCAAGGTCAACTGA